tctgttttttttcccagTGGCTTTAAATGTCAAATAATCCGCTAAATCAAAAAACTCACATTTGGCAAAAACTTCCGCAGgcaaattattttgtaacCATTTAATTTTGGGAATTTCCATTTCAATGCTCATCTGCCCACCCacatattttaaaacttttgaCCCAGTCCTGTTGATCATTTTGGTTTCTTCTACAGCACGATGATCCATCCACAATATAATGTTTTGGTCATTGTTTTGGAAGTTAGGACCAATCCCAATCTCTTCGTGTGTCTCTCTATCGATAACAACCAACGAACATGTGGCATCAAACCCAATCCCGTGAATACGCTCCTTATCAACCCCACTATCTTTAACACAATTACGAACACAATGGCAGATTGCATGCCAGATTTCAGTAGATGATTGTGTGATATAATTTGGAACCAACATTTCCTTTTGAATTGGTCTCTCACTAAGAGATAAAATGTTTCCTGTACTATCTATAATACATGCTCTTGCTGAACCAGTACCTACATCTACACCAATATAATACTGGTTCAATTCTGGATATATTGATACCAAATTTGTTGATGAGCTTGCATTTGCAGTTTGTTGTAGTAACTTTTTATGCAATAGAGATAAAGAAGCATGAGAAGCACATATACCGTCTGGAGCCTgcattttgtttgtttgtttgtttgtttatttgtctGTTTCTTTGTTACAGTGTATGTAGTTATATGTGTGTATATAGATACGcgaaaaagaagaggaaaaaagaagagagagagaaagaaaaaaaaaaaaaaaaatttaaatcaaGAAACAGAAATTGGGTTGTAAACACTAATCAAtggtttatatattattattctcaAAAAGAACTGAATGAATAAAATgtaattataaaaagatTGAACCATTGGTGGTTTTAAGGGGGAATGTGGTAAGGTGGGGTGGGGTGTGTGTGGGAATGTCCAATTTAAGCTTTAACGCTAAGAAATTCCGGatgaaatatttgttaCATCTCCCCGCTTATCCCTGTATAACTCAACAGCTGtgtatttaatattaatggaaaaaaaaaatataattcaGATATTCATAAATGTAATGACGTCACAAATAAAACTTATACAAtaatctttaaaaattatcacCACTGCTGTTGATAACCAAATCTGTCCCTGGTACACCAATCAGCACCATGTTCATAATATTCCTTTTTAGTAACCCTAGTTCTCCTATAATATTCCGTCTCACTAAATACGCACATACTTTTATATCCAGTGTACTGCGGGTTTCCTCCTGTTGAGAAATATGGTAATGATATTCTAACATTCCAATCCGTCGGGCATTGTCTTTGTAACTCTGTTAGCAATCTGGAGGcaaaattctttattttaaaattccCACCAATTAAAACTATATTACTGATCAATAATGGTCTAATAACTTCAGGCACCATCGAGATACTTTCTAAAATAACCTCTACAATCCCGGGTTTATTAATCAAGTTGGCTATTTCTGGATGGAAAAAAGTTTCAGGAACTGCAAATAATTCATCTTTTAGTATTATAGACTGATAATCGTGTCCGGTTGCTATCGCCGAATCGGTTTGTTTATTGACATATCCTTTAAAACTAGTTTGGAAATCCGGTAACACATATTCAACCTGTTCATCCGTTTTGTTgattcttttaaaactatCGGTATATGAAGCGGGACTCATAAATATACATGTTTccttgatattattaaccaATATAGTTTCATCCATTACGTCATAATGCCTAAATGATACCAATTCCTTTAAAAATCCCGTTAAGAATCGGCCACCGATATCTAGCTTTTTAACTGctttataatatatcaCTCCTTTTACTATTGGAATAACCCAGGTACAATTAAAGCCAGAATCAATAACTAATTGGAAATCATTATAACCTATATTACTGTTGGAACTTAGTGCCGTACCAATATTACCATCTAATGCTCCCTGTTTTATCGCATTGATGTTGAAAGGCACGTATCCAGCTACTGGCGATTTATATAGGGAATTAAACCCGTACTCTTCAAACACCACTTGATCAGTGTTCTTACTGAGTTCTGGTATTGTAAAAATTGTTTCACTTAGTATTAAGTCCAAATTGGATGGTAAATTGTCTGATAAATCTAACCCTTTAAACTCATCTGGATTATAAAAACAGTAATCCCAAATATTACTTTCCAATTCCCACAATGTTAGCTGTCCTCTTTCTATGGGTCTTTTGATATACACCTGGGAAATATCTTTTATAGAATCAATCTGGTTTCCGATATATGTTGtggaatatttatttgttgctATACAGTTATAACAGGTGAAAGGCAGTCTGTCCTTATTGTGATTGCTATAACCAAATTTCATCTGATACGAACCATTATCTATGATAAATGGACTCATCATGTTTTAtgctcctttttttttttttgtattaatgTTGATCTTTCTTTATGTTTTACCTGGCTATTATTTGGttagtatatttattaaattttgtactatataaaaaataaaaaaaaaaaggatatatttatatttattaaaaatattttctataattaaaagattaaatACCGAAAAGGTTGAATACCGAAGGGTTTGAGTATCGGAATGTCGGATACAAAAGTTTATTACTTGTTTATTGAATGGCgacaaaaagaaacaacaaggataatatatattcctTTCATCTCAAAATTATCATGAAAccattttatataataatcattttaataaaattaacaaaggaaaaaaaaaaaaaaaaaaaattaataaataattatagtagtaaaatcaaataataaataaaagtgaaTATGCCACCTGTCACACCcgtaaagaaaaaacagaaaacaGATAGAATAatagatgatgatgaaaacaGAAATGTCGATTCgaacaataataccaatCGTGAAATCTCACTAGAGACAATTAAAAACTCACCTTTTAAGAAAAGCACTTCCCCTCAAAGGAATCGCATCAGCCATACATCCTCATCCTTTACACAATTGACCGTGATgaacactaataataacgaaTTAACAGataatattactactaaagttaatactaataccaATATTAATCAAACCACTGCTTCACAAAATGAGATCCCgctgttactaccacctTCTTTGGAATTATCAACTAAGTCAACCCCCAGCAGAGGTAGATCTATAGTTATTTCTTCACAAAATACCATTTCTCAGCAACCCTATATATCATCAACAACTCATAGAAAATCCTCACCatttagaagaagaagtcCAATGAGATCTCCCTATAAAACAACATCTTCCTCTTCGTCTCAATCTCAAAAACTAGAATTAATCAAATTATCCCCAACAAAGTCACAGGCAAGACAGCAGATGCTACTGCATCaacaagaaattttttctcAGCACCAAAATTTAGCAAGCAGCACTAACGGCTACTCAAGATTATGcatagaaaaattaattttaaccAACTTTAAGTCATACGCAGGTGAACAAGTTGTTGGGCCATTTCATCCAAATTTCACTGCCGTTGTAGGACCTAATGGATCCGGGAAGTCAAATGTCATAGATTCCATGctatttgtttttggttttagAGCTAACAAATTAAGACAAGGGAAAGTAAGTGAATTAATTCATAAATCTGAAAATTATCctaatttatctttttgcTCTGTGGACATACATTTCAGGTACGTTACCGATGATGAATTTGACAAAAGTAAACCAGCTTTAATCATTTCTAGAAAAGtgttcaaaaataattcttcTAAATATTATGTCAATGGTAAAGAGAGCTCTTACACTAAAGTCACGTTATTATTGAAGGAGGAAGGCATTGATTTGGACCATAAGaggtttttaattttacaaGGTGAAGTAGAAAGCATCGCACAAATGAAAGCTAAGGCTGAAAAAGACGGAGAAGATGGTTTACTAGAATATTTAGAGGATATTATTGGAAcatcaaaatataaaattggtattgaagaatcttttaaagaaattgaGGTTTTGAACGATGCTTGTttggaaaaggaaaataggTTTCATATTGTAGAAACGGCAAAAGATTCTTTAGAGAATGATAAGGAAAAGGCATTAGAGTTTTTAtctaaagaaaaacaattaacCATTTGTACTTCTAAACTCTATCAGTATGAAATAtggaataaaaatgaaaaattaacatccattttgaataaaatcaatGATTTAAATGCCACATTGAACGCGGAAAGATTAAAATTTGAGGAACAACAAAGGGCAATCACCGaactaaataataaaggtAAAGAATATGAAAATACCCTAAAGGATTTAAGGTCTCAACAAAATCTCTTGGTGgatagaaagaaaaaaataaccaaaaaaaaaatatctaatgaagaaaaatcgaaaaatttaaacaataaaaataaaaatttgacAAATACGGTGGAAAGCTTGAAGCAGAAACTAAACAAATTTACCTCTCTAATAGAGGAAACAAGCACCGAACAAAGTCAGCAAGAAACACATTTACAAGAATTGAACCAAAAATTGGATATTGAAAAGCAAAAATTGAATGAAATTACTTTACACCTAAAAGACCAAACTGTAGAAATAAATGCCCAAATTGAAGGCTATGAGAAGGAACTAGACCCGTGGGTAACAAAGttagaagaaataaaatctaatatttctttagAAGAATcgaaaattaatattttaactgAGTCACACAAAACATTAGAGGACGAAATATGTAGAATTAAAGACAAAATGTCCCTAAGTGAAAAATCTATTGAagaattttcaataaaaaaacagaaacgCACTAAGGAGTTGAATTTAGTTGTCAAGAACATTGATGCAGGAGAAAAAGCCTGTGCACAAGCAAAAGTTAAAATAGACGA
This Saccharomycodes ludwigii strain NBRC 1722 chromosome II, whole genome shotgun sequence DNA region includes the following protein-coding sequences:
- the ARP6 gene encoding Arp6p (similar to Saccharomyces cerevisiae YLR085C | ARP6 | Actin-Related Protein); this translates as MMSPFIIDNGSYQMKFGYSNHNKDRLPFTCYNCIATNKYSTTYIGNQIDSIKDISQVYIKRPIERGQLTLWELESNIWDYCFYNPDEFKGLDLSDNLPSNLDLILSETIFTIPELSKNTDQVVFEEYGFNSLYKSPVAGYVPFNINAIKQGALDGNIGTALSSNSNIGYNDFQLVIDSGFNCTWVIPIVKGVIYYKAVKKLDIGGRFLTGFLKELVSFRHYDVMDETILVNNIKETCIFMSPASYTDSFKRINKTDEQVEYVLPDFQTSFKGYVNKQTDSAIATGHDYQSIILKDELFAVPETFFHPEIANLINKPGIVEVILESISMVPEVIRPLLISNIVLIGGNFKIKNFASRLLTELQRQCPTDWNVRISLPYFSTGGNPQYTGYKSMCVFSETEYYRRTRVTKKEYYEHGADWCTRDRFGYQQQW